The Ictidomys tridecemlineatus isolate mIctTri1 chromosome 6, mIctTri1.hap1, whole genome shotgun sequence genome includes a region encoding these proteins:
- the LOC101956841 gene encoding olfactory receptor 6C76: MKNRTSVTDFILLGLTDDPELQVVIFFFIFLTYVLSVTGNLTIITLTLLDSHLKTPMYFFLRNFSFLEISFTSVCNPRFLISILTGKKSISYNACAAQLFFFIFLGSTEFFLLASMSYDRYVAICKPLHYTTIMSNKICYQLIIISWLAGFLVIFPSLTMGLQLDFCDSNVIDHFTCDSAPLLQISCTDTSTLELLSFVLALFTLLTTLALIILSYAYILRTILRIPSSQQRTKAFSTCSSHMIVVSISYGSCIFIYVKTSAKEGVALTKGVAILYTSVAPMLNPFIYTLRNQQVKQAIKDIVRKIFASKSSI, translated from the coding sequence atgaaaaatagaacatCAGTAACAGACTTCATCCTCCTGGGTCTAACAGATGATCCAGAGCTCCAGgttgtgattttcttctttatatttctcaCCTATGTGCTGAGTGTTACTGGAAATCTAACTATCATCACCCTTACCCTGCTGGATTCCCACCTGAAGAcccccatgtatttcttcctcagGAATTTCTCCTTCCTAGAAATTTCATTTACTTCTGTCTGTAACCCTAGGTTTTTGATCAGCATCCTAACTGGGAAGAAGTCGATTTCCTACAATGCTTGTGCTGCTCaactctttttctttatcttccttGGATCAACAGAGTTTTTCCTCCTGGCCTCTATGTCCTATGATCGCTATGTGGCTATCTGCAAGCCTCTGCATTACACTACCATCATGAGTAACAAGATTTGTTACCAGCTCATCATCATCTCTTGGCTGGCTGGTTTCTTGGTCATTTTTCCATCACTGACCATGGGCTTGCAGTTAGATTTCTGTGATTCCAATGTCATTGACCACTTCACCTGTGACTCTGCTCCTTTGCTGCAAATCTCTTGCACAGATACCAGTACTCTAGAGCTCTTGAGTTTTGTTTTAGCTTTGTTCACTCTCCTGACCACATTGGCACTAATAATTCTCTCCTACGCTTACATCCTCAGAACAATTCTAAGAATTCCCTCATCTCAACAAAGAACAAAGGCCTTCTCAACCTGTTCCTCACACATGATTGTTGTCTCCATCTCATATGGAAGCTGCATCTTCATATATGTGAAAACATCAGCAAAGGAAGGTGTTGCTTTAACAAAAGGGGTGGCTATTCTCTACACCTCTGTTGCTCCTATGCTGAATCCATTTATTTACACTCTAAGGAACCAGCAGGTGAAACAAGCAATTAAAGACATTGTGAGGAAGATATTTGCCTCAAAATCATCAATCTGA